The Musa acuminata AAA Group cultivar baxijiao chromosome BXJ1-3, Cavendish_Baxijiao_AAA, whole genome shotgun sequence genome window below encodes:
- the LOC135615715 gene encoding pentatricopeptide repeat-containing protein At4g38010-like, whose product MNVASAHPLQSALLCLLRQRKRIRSFDQIHALLLTSGVTKDSFVAAEVAALLPAFVAPPAAYSAVKHIHGVRRYQFPLLFNSLISGYARSKHPHLGIVAYKLMLADSVFPDRYTFPIVLKSCIKFSGIGEARQLQGAAVKLRFSCDLFVQNALVHVYAVCEEYGDAGLLFDEMPIKDVVSWTSLISGYVKGGLFGKALQLFSLMDVEPNIATLVSIIVACGRLGALNVGRAIHALILKHDYGLSLVAGNALLDMYLKCECLEEARQIFDELPERDIVSWTSFISGLVQCKLPKEAMDVFNSMQASGVEPDNVTLCSVLSACASLGALSSGRWVHEYIERKGIQWDVHLGTAMVDMYSKCGCVDMAVHSFHEMPHKNVTSWNALLGALATHGHGNEALKYFEQMAGVGVIPNEVTFVAILCACCHSGLVKEGCHMFDLMTKSYKLVPWIEHYGCMVDLLGRAGFISEAYGLVRSMPIRADTYVWGALLSACKAHGNVELSQEILCHLLELEPSDSGVYVLLSNIFAADCRWADVTRVRRLMRQRSVKKETGTSIVEVNGEAHEFIVGEFLHPLKEDILLALCTLDKQLQHGEL is encoded by the coding sequence ATGAACGTTGCCTCCGCCCACCCTTTGCAGTCCGCCCTCCTCTGCCTCCTCCGCCAGCGCAAGCGCATCCGATCCTTCGACCAAATCCACGCTCTGCTCCTCACGTCCGGCGTCACCAAGGACTCCTTCGTGGCCGCCGAGGTCGCCGCCCTTCTTCCTGCTTTTGTGGCTCCTCCCGCGGCCTACTCAGCCGTCAAGCACATCCACGGCGTCCGCCGCTACCAGTTCCCCCTGCTCTTCAACTCTTTGATCTCCGGCTATGCCAGGAGCAAGCACCCACACCTGGGCATCGTCGCGTATAAGCTTATGCTCGCTGACAGCGTCTTTCCCGATAGGTACACCTTCCCGATCGTTCTGAAATCTTGCATCAAGTTCTCGGGGATCGGCGAAGCCAGGCAGCTTCAAGGTGCCGCAGTTAAGCTGCGGTTCTCGTGCGATCTGTTTGTCCAGAATGCACTTGTTCACGTATATGCAGTGTGTGAGGAATATGGTGATGCAGGTCTCCTGTTTGACGAAATGCCCATTAAAGACGTGGTCTCCTGGACCAGCTTGATCTCGGGATATGTGAAAGGTGGATTATTCGGAAAAGCTCTGCAATTGTTTTCTCTGATGGATGTGGAGCCGAACATTGCAACTCTAGTTAGCATCATCGTCGCCTGTGGGAGATTGGGGGCTTTGAATGTGGGCAGGGCAATACATGCATTGATATTGAAGCATGACTATGGGTTGAGTCTGGTTGCTGGAAATGCCCTTTTGGATATGTACTTGAAGTGCGAGTGTTTGGAGGAGGCCAGACAGATCTTTGATGAACTTCCTGAAAGGGACATAGTTTCATGGACTAGTTTTATTAGTGGGTTAGTGCAATGCAAGCTTCCCAAGGAAGCTATGGATGTTTTCAATTCCATGCAGGCTTCTGGAGTGGAGCCAGACAATGTCACTCTATGTAGTGTTCTGTCAGCTTGTGCGAGCTTGGGGGCATTGTCTTCTGGGAGATGGGTCCATGAGTACATAGAGCGAAAGGGCATTCAGTGGGATGTTCATCTAGGGACCGCAATGGTTGACATGTACTCTAAGTGTGGATGCGTAGATATGGCAGTGCACAGCTTTCATGAGATGCCACATAAGAATGTTACCTCGTGGAATGCATTGCTTGGTGCCCTAGCCACTCATGGTCATGGTAATGAAGCTCTCAAGTACTTCGAACAAATGGCGGGAGTTGGTGTCATTCCTAATGAGGTTACCTTTGTAGCTATTCTTTGTGCATGTTGTCATTCCGGCTTAGTAAAAGAGGGTTGTCATATGTTTGATTTGATGACTAAATCCTACAAACTTGTGCCATGGATAGAACACTATGGATGCATGGTTGATTTGCTTGGTAGAGCTGGGTTCATATCAGAAGCTTATGGACTTGTTAGATCCATGCCAATTAGAGCTGACACTTATGTATGGGGAGCTTTACTGAGCGCTTGCAAAGCTCATGGAAATGTGGAACTTTCTCAAGAAATCTTATGCCACCTTCTTGAGCTGGAGCCTTCTGACAGCGGCGTGTATGTGCTCCTCTCTAACATATTTGCTGCAGATTGTAGGTGGGCAGATGTAACAAGGGTGAGGAGGCTGATGAGGCAGAGAAGTGTAAAGAAAGAAACAGGAACCAGTATTGTCGAGGTGAATGGTGAAGCTCATGAGTTTATAGTTGGAGAGTTTCTCCACCCATTGAAGGAGGACATTTTGCTAGCCTTGTGTACTCTAGATAAACAATTGCAACATGGTGAACTATAG
- the LOC135615732 gene encoding protein FLOWERING LOCUS T-like: MSRDALVVGNVVGDVLDPFVKSATMKITYNKELTNGSELKPSMVATEPRVEMRGHSTRNLYTLVMVDPDAPSPSNPTKREYLHWLVTDIPETTNATYGNEIVSYESPRPTAGIHRFVFVLFRQSVRQSIYAPGWRQNFSTRDFAAVYNLGDPVAAMFFNCQRENGCGGRRYQAVSGWT, translated from the exons ATGTCGAGGGACGCCCTCGTCGTTGGTAATGTCGTGGGTGACGTGTTGGACCCATTCGTCAAGTCCGCGACGATGAAGATAACCTACAACAAGGAATTGACGAATGGGTCCGAGCTCAAGCCCTCGATGGTGGCCACCGAACCGCGAGTGGAGATGCGAGGACACAGCACGAGAAACCTTTACACGCTT GTGATGGTGGACCCTGATGCACCAAGCCCTAGCAATCCAACAAAGAGAGAGTACCTGCACTG GTTGGTGACAGACATCCCAGAGACAACAAACGCCACTTACG GCAATGAAATTGTCTCCTATGAGAGTCCACGGCCGACCGCTGGAATCCACCGGTTCGTGTTTGTGTTGTTCCGGCAGTCCGTCCGCCAATCCATCTATGCGCCTGGATGGAGACAAAACTTCAGCACAAGGGATTTTGCAGCAGTTTACAACCTAGGGGATCCTGTAGCTGCGATGTTCTTCAACTGCCAGAGGGAGAATGGATGTGGTGGAAGAAG GTACCAAGCTGTCAGTGGATGGACGTGA